CATATCAGAAATGTTAGCTGTaatgaagttttatttaaaatcatttaattgAACTTAAATATGTGGATGTTAAAGTTGTGATTATCTTATTTTGGTAAATAtagtgtaatatattttattaccatTATTTGAGATAAAATGTGATgagaaatacatttataatatcaCAATAAAAGAAGGTGGAGAAAATAGTATTTAATTCACATAAAGCTTAGCTGTTATGAAGTCAAATGAGGCTAACAAATATCCTCCACTGTCATCTTCACAATTATCAGCCATGTTTGCAAAAGAGTTCGTTATCATTATTTGCACAATATTTCTTTTGACTCTTCCAAGCACATGAACCATTTACTTTTATCAACTTCTATGGTGTTAGAATCAATAGCACATATGCCACAGTCAGGAAGAAACAGACACATGGAACCACAATGAAAAAGACAATTATTTtctccccatcctcatcctcttcctccttaTAGTCTCCTTTCTCCTGCTTCTTATTAGTATTAATTGTAAACTTCTCATGACTAGAGTTAAAGTCCCTTCTCCACTCTAATTCCTCTGCTGCTCCCTATGCTGCCGCATGGGCACCATGAGGTTCTCCTAGGAAATTTTCTGCCTTCGACAGGAACTGACTTCAAATCCTCGTCCCTTAGCTCACATCACACTCCCACAGGACAATGATCTTGTCCAGCTGTCACTTCCAGAGAATATCTGGAGGCTCCAACTCCCTTTGGGACCTGCAGTGCAATAGGGCTGTGAAGTCCAAAAGCTGGACTCTTAGGCTTGAGGTCCTTGTGCACTTATTTCAACAAATCCAATGCACTTCCTTGTCTAAGTGATGGTCCATTTAGGCTGTGAGGTACTCAAGAAAAGAAACATATCATATGTATCTCTATATCGTTAACTCCATGAAGTAAAAGAGCCTATGTTGAAACATggacatgaatgaatgaataaaagtgaaGAAGTAGGTTCAAAGCAGATTTGAGTGGGAAGTACTTGGCAGTCCCAAGGACATCCTGATTCCATCTCATTAGAACTTTAGGATCCTGCCCATGAGGACACCGGAGGCACGCAACTAAGAAGTGTGTGGCTCTGTCACCTCCCCCTGCTTGTGAAAGCAGCAGCATGCTCGGGCCATGTGTCACAAACCCAGCTCCCAGGAAAGTATTTGAGCCAAGCTGAACCAAGGCATGGCAgctgagagaaggaaggaaggcaggggaggGTCAGGCTCCCGGGAAGAGTCAGGGAAGTTATTAGACAGTCATCATGCTTCCTCGTTGAACCTCATTAGTTGGACATTATGCAAGTGCTCAGGGAAAAGGCTGGAAACGTAATTCTGGGGGTGTGCCAGGCTGTACCCTCCCCGTGCTTGTGAAAGCAGCAGCATGCTCAGGGTACACGTCACAAATCCAGCACAGGATAAAAGGGCCCCTGCCCTGGGTTCCCCATCCATAGCCTCCTCAGGAACAGCCTTCTCCTGCTTCCTCTGTACCCGGTGAGTGTCTGGAAAGGGACGGGGACCTTGGCTCAGAGTGTTGGGAAGATGGGCTCACATCTGAATGGAAGCAGCAGGAAGAGCCCCACAGTAGGCAGCAGTGGGGGGAGGGTGATGGTGAGGAAAGAGCCACCAGGCACCTGTCAGGGGGCTGTGATTCCCAAAAGCCACAGGTCCTCAGGATTCCTTCCTATCTTGTTCTGAGTGTGCTGTCAGGGATGCTCATGGCTCCATCTGGCATCCTCGAAGATGCTTTATGCAAACACATGTGTCCCCTCCATGTTCCCATTTCTTTCCCACAGAGCTTGTCTTAGAGGGCAGCTTGGTCATGGAGGACAAGTGTTTAACACAACGTGTAAGGAGAGGATATTGAAACTTCTGAAGCTTCTGTGCTCTAAGTGTGTCGTTTATTTGTTGAAGGTCAAATTCCTGCCAAGAtgtcctgccagcagaaccagcaGCAGTGCCAGCCCCCTCCCAAGTGCCCCGCTCCCAAGTGCCCCCCAAAGAGCCCAGCACAGTGCTCACCGCCAGCCCCGTCTGGCTGTGCTCTGAGCTCGGGGGGCCACTGTGGCTCCAGCTCCGAGGGCGGCTGCtgcctgagccaccacaggcacCGCAGGTCCCACCGCTGTGGGCGCCGGAGCTCCGACTCCTGTGACAGTGGCAGTGGTCAGCACTCTGGGGGCTCCGGCTGTGGCCACAGCTCTGGGGGCTGCTGCTGACCTGGACTCTGGTGCTGAGATAGTGACTTCAGAAGACAGAAGAAACCAAAGGTCCAAGAAAAAGCCCAAGCTGAACACAGCCTTTCCTGGATACCTTATTCTCAACGTCCCAGGCTGAGCTGGGAATTTCCCAGAGAGGGTTTCCAGCTCTCTTCAGATGCTCTTCCAGCCTGCTGTCCAGGATCCCACATTCCCCGCCCCCAGCACCTGACAATGATGGGAAATGCCTGTACTTGACCCTGTGAAAAAATAAAGCTTCTCTTCCTCAATACCCTGGGCAGTTCACATGTCATTtcactctgtccctcctctcagtTCCTTGGCCAACCCAACTCAGTTTGGGGAGCAGAATCTTAGTTTTGgaccaggaaaaacaaaaaaagcagatcAGAGAGTTTGGGTTTAgtgtggagagggagaggagaatgagAGATAAGTATTACAATTCTCAGGTAAAGGAATGACTTTTCCTGTGAGACCTGAGTGGGTATTGATACAACCTGGGAATTTCCAATGCATAATATAGAACTTTTacttattttgataactgtttctggGTCCTAATTAAGAAAGAGGGAGTCAAAGCCctgactggctggctggctcagtggtagagcatcggcctggcgtttggaagtcctgtgtttgattcccacccagggcacacaggagaagtgcccatctgtttctccacccttcaccctctcttttctctctgtctctctcttcccctcccacagccaaggctctgctggagcaaagatggcccaggtgctgaggatggctccatggcctctgcctcaggctctagaatggctccagttgcaatggagctacaccccagatgggcagaacatcaccccctgttgggcttgccaggtggatcccagtccagcacatgtgggtgtctgtctctgcctctctgcttctaacttcagaaaaaaaattttaaaaaatggaaacaggGAGTCACGATGCAAGGAAACATAAAATTGGTGGAAGAAGGAGATGTATATCTCAGGAAGAAGAGTTAACTCAGTAGACTCTATGAAAATGCAGGAGAGAGATGGAAGGTGAGAAGACTTAACATTAATGAGGTCTAGGGTAAGCGAGGTGGCTGGGAATTTCAGCAACAAGATAATTGtgcatgtgaaataaaaattttagaagaaagaaaatgagaagtgtTGCTGGAATTAAACCCAATCTAAgaagtaaacatttattaaattttgaacTCTATACAAACATACACCTCAATAGAGTCCCATGGTTTGGATTAAATTTTAAGACTCAGATGCTTCTGAGGTTGAAATAATGTTCTTACATATGAACCAAGAATAACATGTCACTTGGATTGCCAGAACGccaaaaaaatgtcatagaactCAAGCTACAAGCAAATGGTAAATATTAAGAGAGActgatgttggccctggctggttggctcagtggtggagtgtcagcctggcgtgtgggagtcctgggtttgattcccagccagggcacacaggagaagtgcccatctgcttctccacccctccccatctccttcctctctgtctctctcttcccctcccacagccagggctccattggagtgggatcagcctgggagctggggatggctctgtggcctctgcctcaggtgctagaatggctctggttgcagcaacgccctagatgggcagagtaccaCCCCTGgtgggatcctggttgggcgcatgcaggagtctgtctgactgcctccccgtttccaacttcagaagaattcaagaaaagaaaaaaaagagagagagagacatatgtTAGGGACTGAGTAGAGCAAGCAGGGggtgggaagaggcagagaactgTAGATAACTTTTAagtttaataaacttaaaaaagatTTATCAAGCATGGAAATTACTACAACTTGGGGCTTAAGGAGAGCCTGATGGAATTTAATACCAGACACACAAGGCAGGTCTAACTGAGGTATGATTCCTTGAAGTAGCAGTCACAACTCTGGCCACAAGGTTAAGTTCATTAGAAATCACCAGAGAGCACTCAGCCAGGGGCAGGAACCATGTGAGTGTTGGTGAGGCAAGAACAGACCCAGAAGAGCTATGCCTCACCTGAGAGGGCCTACAAAACCTGGAACACAGAGTGTAAGTCCTGTCAACACACAGGTCCAACAGCTTTGTGCCGGCCTGAGACAGTACAGCATGGGCTGGACAGATGGCAAAATTAGAACATACTATCTGCCAGGAGCTGTAGAAAAAGACCTGGAGGTTCAGAAGTACCTCGAAGTGCCACTCTAAAGAACTGACAGAGttagcatgaccaggcggtggcgcagtggatagagcgtcggactgggatgctgaggatccagggtcgagaccccaaggtcatcagcgtaagcatgggctcctctggtttgagcaaagcttggacccaaggtcgctggcttgagcaaggggttactcggtctgctgaaggcccatggtcaaggcacatatgagaaagcaatcaatgaacaactaaggtgtcgcaatgaaaaactgatgattgatgcttctcatctctctttgttcctgtctgtctgtccctatctatccctctctctgactcttgctctgtttctgtaaaaaaaaacaaaaacaaaaaacaaaaaaaaccacaactgaCAGAGTTATAATTTATGCTTGAATCAAATCTGAGTGATAAAAGAAAGGGAGCAGGGTCAACTTATAAAGCTCCTAGCTGAGACATTACAGAGGTCTCAGGAAGCAAAAAGCAATACAGAACATCTTTAAAATTgagccaagcctgacctgtggtagcacagtggataaagcgtcaacctggaaatgctgaggtttccagttcaaaaccctgggcttgcctggtcaaggcacatatgggagttgatgcttcctgctcctccccccttctctctctgtctgtctctctctctctctctctctctctcttccctctctataatgaataaataaaatcttaaaaaataataaaataaataaataaataaaattgagccAAAAAGGGGAGGTCTAagcagtgaaaaaaaaacaacgaaaGGATTTTCCAGACCTCATCAGAGTGACACCAAGTCCCAGCCTTGGACCCATTTATTCACTTAACtatttttattgagcacttattatgtgctcTGTTATAAACACTAGGGATAtagcaaaaaattaagaacaatgtTTCTTCTCTAGGGAAGTCATTTTCAACTGATGTgccacagtaatttttaaaacgtgcaatacctgacttttgtcaggggcattgacctcttttcttttagattgttaaattataaaaatgacaacagccaacacagcaataactcttcggtgtgaatgaatcaaaattataccttttatttctagatcagcaaaaaatatatatttttggtgtgttgcagaattttagtaattagtttctgtgtgccatgagagGAAAAAGGTTGCAAATCACTGGTCAAATGCATTTATGGTCAACAGTTTCCAATTTACATGTGATGCAGAGTGAAACAGAATGGCTCTGTATTCAGTGGCCTCTCATTCTCTGGGACTGAGTGGACTCTGCTGTTAGTTTAATAAACCTGGAGAAAACTCTCCGGCTTGGCAAAATATTGGCGCTTTTAGATAGCAGCTTTGGTGGTGACAAGAAAAGAACATGAGTATTTGCTAGCTTCCACATCAAAAGACAACAGCCATGAAAGGAGCGTCTGTCTCAAGATCCTTAGAAATCCTCcatatattttcttggttttcaGGACTGAACAGACTTGCTTTCAAACTACCCAACCTACTTCCTGGGTTTTCCCTGGACTTGTGCTGGGCTCTCCTCCTAACCAATCCCTTTCCTGGACCTTCCAGGGCCCCATGTCCTTATCCAATCTGATTCTTTTCCCAGGCTAGGCTCTGCCCCTTTGTGTCACCATTTTGGCTCCTACTGCTCATGCCTCAAAGTTTTGCTGCATCATTTCGTTTCTACTGTGCATGCATTTATCTCTGCCTGCACCACCTTAGCTTCTACTATGCATGTGCCCAGCAAAGGAATTTCCCCTGCTGTTCCTATTCCTCCCTCAGTTATCCTAACTAATGATTGCTAACTGATTCTTCCTGCCCACTTTGGGGATTAGGTCCCCTCTGTGGAGAATGCAAAGGCCTCCTGGCGAGACTGTGAATGCTATAACTTTCCAGTGAATAAGGCTTAATGTCCAATTCAGCTCCTTAGTTTATTAGGCTTAACATCTGATTCTATTCCCTAGTTTATTAGGCTTAATGTCTGATTCCTTCCCTAATTCATTAGGCTTAATGCCtgattccttttttctcccttcctgtattaATAGTTACCTACCTATTCTAACATCAGTAGGTGACATCTGATTTATCATTCACTTAAGAGCAACAGGGGACTGATGCCCCAAAACTCTGACTTCAGGCATGAGGACTCCTCACACACACATCTTATAGGATCCTCATCT
The DNA window shown above is from Saccopteryx bilineata isolate mSacBil1 chromosome 2, mSacBil1_pri_phased_curated, whole genome shotgun sequence and carries:
- the LOC136323388 gene encoding late cornified envelope protein 3C-like — protein: MSCQQNQQQCQPPPKCPAPKCPPKSPAQCSPPAPSGCALSSGGHCGSSSEGGCCLSHHRHRRSHRCGRRSSDSCDSGSGQHSGGSGCGHSSGGCC